One stretch of Roseibium sp. HPY-6 DNA includes these proteins:
- the mraY gene encoding phospho-N-acetylmuramoyl-pentapeptide-transferase, with amino-acid sequence MFYFLGQFADQISALNVFRYITFRTGGAIMTALFFVFLFGPKIISSLRIRQGHGQPIRADGPESHLLTKKGTPTMGGLMILSGALVAALLWSDLSNPYVWVVIGVTLGFGVIGFYDDYLKVTKSSHKGFGGKARLGLEFLIAAAAAFAVTVLDTSEFSEAITFPFLKDFTLNLGLIFIPFAAFVMVGAGNAVNLTDGLDGLAIVPVMIACASFGLIAYLSGNAVFANYLQIHHVSGTGELAVICGAVIGAGLGFLWFNAPPAAIFMGDTGSLALGGMIGAIAVATKHEIVLAIIGGLFVLEAVSVIVQVISFKLTGKRVFRMAPIHHHFEIMGWTESQVVIRFWIIAVVLALLGLATLKLR; translated from the coding sequence ATGTTTTATTTTTTGGGGCAATTCGCGGATCAGATTTCGGCACTGAACGTGTTCAGGTACATTACCTTCCGAACCGGCGGCGCCATTATGACGGCGCTGTTTTTCGTTTTTTTGTTCGGGCCCAAGATCATTTCGAGCCTGAGAATTCGTCAGGGGCACGGCCAACCGATCCGCGCCGATGGTCCTGAAAGCCATCTCCTTACGAAAAAGGGCACGCCCACGATGGGCGGTCTCATGATCCTGTCGGGTGCGCTGGTTGCTGCCCTTTTGTGGTCGGACCTGTCCAATCCCTATGTGTGGGTTGTCATCGGCGTGACGCTTGGGTTCGGTGTCATCGGTTTTTACGACGATTACCTGAAGGTGACGAAGTCCTCCCACAAGGGCTTTGGCGGCAAGGCGCGGCTCGGTCTGGAGTTTCTGATCGCGGCGGCGGCTGCGTTTGCCGTTACGGTTCTTGATACGTCAGAGTTTTCGGAAGCCATCACATTCCCCTTCCTCAAGGACTTTACACTCAACCTCGGTCTTATTTTCATTCCGTTTGCAGCCTTTGTGATGGTCGGGGCCGGCAATGCCGTGAACCTGACCGACGGGCTCGACGGCCTTGCCATTGTGCCGGTGATGATTGCCTGCGCCTCGTTCGGGCTCATCGCTTATCTGTCGGGCAACGCGGTCTTTGCGAACTACCTTCAGATTCATCACGTGTCCGGTACCGGTGAACTGGCCGTCATTTGCGGCGCGGTGATTGGCGCTGGTCTCGGCTTTCTCTGGTTCAACGCTCCACCTGCGGCCATTTTCATGGGCGACACCGGTTCGCTGGCGCTCGGCGGCATGATTGGTGCAATTGCCGTTGCCACCAAACACGAGATTGTCCTGGCGATCATCGGCGGATTGTTCGTTCTGGAAGCGGTGTCCGTCATCGTTCAGGTGATCTCGTTCAAGCTGACGGGCAAAAGGGTGTTCCGAATGGCACCTATACACCATCATTTTGAGATCATGGGCTGGACGGAAAGCCAGGTCGTGATCCGCTTCTGGATCATTGCGGTTGTTCTCGCCCTTCTCGGCCTTGCAACGCTGAAGCTGAGGTAG
- a CDS encoding FtsW/RodA/SpoVE family cell cycle protein, which yields MVSRADRSRFAEWLWTVDHYLLAAFGLLLLSGVVFAFAASPPVAERIGVDTFYFVKRQAMFLVPALVIMLAGSLMTPRMVRRAALVVFSVSVVLLVATLFMGFETKGARRWIYIAGVSLQASEFLKPAFVILVAFLLSESGRRREVPGVLFAFVLFAVCAALLIAQPDFGQTMLLGLVWAGLFFLNGISWFIIVALGLVGVIGLFAAYAFLPHVTNRVDRFLDPSSGDTFQVDTAMDSFLAGGWFGRGPGEGTVKQVLPDSHADFIFAVVGEEFGVVVCLLVVAVFAFVVLRGLSHAGRDQDAFSRLATAGLVVLFGLQATINLAVNLHLIPSKGMTLPFISYGGSSLLSSAMTAGAILALTRRRPQPSRSEVVTVSRLSPSSLM from the coding sequence ATGGTATCGCGCGCTGATCGAAGCCGTTTCGCCGAATGGCTCTGGACAGTCGACCACTATCTGCTGGCAGCGTTCGGGCTGCTGCTGCTTTCAGGGGTCGTTTTTGCCTTCGCTGCAAGCCCTCCAGTCGCTGAGCGAATTGGCGTTGATACCTTTTACTTCGTCAAGCGGCAGGCCATGTTCCTGGTGCCCGCGCTGGTGATCATGCTGGCCGGGTCATTGATGACACCACGAATGGTTCGAAGAGCGGCGCTCGTTGTCTTCAGTGTCTCGGTTGTCCTGCTGGTGGCAACTCTCTTCATGGGATTTGAGACGAAGGGCGCCCGCCGGTGGATCTATATTGCGGGTGTTTCGCTTCAGGCATCGGAGTTCTTGAAACCTGCGTTCGTGATACTGGTTGCCTTTCTGTTGTCTGAAAGTGGCCGTCGCCGCGAAGTTCCCGGCGTTTTATTCGCCTTCGTACTCTTTGCCGTATGTGCTGCGTTGTTGATTGCTCAGCCCGACTTTGGCCAGACCATGCTGCTCGGTCTTGTCTGGGCGGGACTGTTTTTCCTGAATGGGATTTCCTGGTTTATCATTGTGGCGCTTGGGCTTGTCGGCGTAATCGGCCTTTTCGCGGCCTATGCCTTTCTGCCCCATGTGACCAATCGTGTGGACAGGTTTCTGGATCCGAGTTCAGGCGACACATTCCAGGTTGATACGGCGATGGATTCATTTCTTGCCGGTGGCTGGTTTGGGCGCGGCCCGGGTGAGGGGACTGTGAAACAGGTTTTGCCGGACAGTCATGCCGACTTCATTTTCGCGGTCGTTGGAGAAGAGTTCGGCGTTGTCGTCTGCTTGCTCGTGGTGGCGGTGTTTGCGTTCGTTGTCCTGCGCGGCCTCAGCCACGCAGGCCGGGACCAGGATGCTTTCAGCCGTCTGGCGACAGCGGGACTTGTGGTTCTGTTCGGACTGCAGGCAACAATCAATCTTGCCGTGAACCTTCATTTGATACCCTCAAAAGGCATGACCCTTCCCTTTATTTCCTATGGTGGATCTTCCCTCTTGTCCTCGGCAATGACGGCTGGTGCTATTTTGGCGTTAACGCGCAGAAGGCCGCAGCCATCCAGATCGGAAGTCGTGACCGTGAGCCGGTTGTCCCCCTCTTCGTTGATGTAA
- the murD gene encoding UDP-N-acetylmuramoyl-L-alanine--D-glutamate ligase gives MIPVTTFQGKKVALFGLGGSGLSTARALKAGGADVVCHDDNEKRVQQATSEGLETQDLRSLDWSEIAALVLSPGVPLTNPVPHWTVDLAREASVEVIGDVELFCRERRKQCLAAPFIAITGTNGKSTTTALVAHLLTEAGLDVQMGGNIGTPILDLEPPQPGRHYVIECSSYQIDLAPTLDPSIGIHMNLSPDHLDRHGTMENYAAIKERLVAGSKLAVIGVDDRLSSLIADRLELAHKPVCRIAGERELTEGIYAHLGYLIEAHNGSQSVVALLGGTDSLRGDHNGQNAAAAFAALRALEIPGERIAEAMKTFPGLHHRMEVVAKRGRVLFVNDSKATNADAAARALSSFDHIYWIAGGRAKAGGISSLDEHFPKIAKTFLIGEAAEEFAKTLEGRVPFKISGTLPQAVIDAAAEAAEDGAQEIAILLSPACASFDQYPNFELRGAAFVDAVRALPETGNTQEVA, from the coding sequence ATGATTCCAGTCACCACATTTCAGGGCAAGAAGGTCGCATTGTTTGGGCTCGGGGGATCCGGCCTGTCGACCGCCCGTGCCTTGAAAGCGGGTGGCGCGGACGTTGTTTGCCACGACGACAATGAAAAACGCGTCCAGCAAGCGACATCGGAAGGCCTTGAGACGCAGGACCTGCGCTCGCTCGACTGGAGCGAGATTGCCGCACTGGTTCTGTCGCCGGGGGTGCCGTTGACAAACCCTGTTCCGCACTGGACCGTCGATCTTGCACGGGAGGCGTCCGTCGAAGTCATCGGCGACGTCGAACTCTTTTGCCGGGAGCGGCGCAAGCAGTGTCTTGCAGCACCGTTCATTGCGATTACAGGCACGAATGGAAAGTCGACAACAACCGCTCTTGTTGCCCACTTGTTGACGGAGGCCGGTCTCGATGTGCAGATGGGCGGGAACATCGGCACACCGATCCTAGACCTGGAGCCTCCACAGCCCGGCCGGCACTACGTCATTGAATGTTCGTCCTATCAGATCGACCTGGCCCCGACGCTGGACCCGAGCATCGGCATTCACATGAACCTGTCACCCGACCATCTCGATCGTCACGGTACAATGGAAAACTATGCGGCGATCAAGGAACGGCTCGTTGCCGGGTCGAAATTGGCCGTGATCGGTGTTGACGACCGCCTTTCCTCCCTTATCGCCGACCGGCTTGAACTGGCGCACAAGCCGGTGTGCCGTATCGCCGGAGAGCGGGAACTCACTGAAGGTATCTATGCGCATCTGGGCTATCTGATAGAAGCCCATAACGGCAGTCAGTCGGTTGTTGCGCTTCTCGGTGGTACCGACAGCTTGCGCGGTGACCACAACGGCCAGAATGCTGCCGCTGCCTTTGCCGCGCTTCGGGCACTTGAGATTCCCGGCGAACGAATTGCGGAGGCGATGAAAACCTTCCCCGGGCTGCATCACCGCATGGAAGTCGTCGCAAAGCGTGGCAGGGTGCTTTTCGTCAACGATTCCAAAGCGACCAATGCGGACGCAGCCGCGCGGGCTCTATCCAGCTTCGACCATATCTATTGGATTGCAGGTGGCCGGGCCAAGGCAGGCGGTATCTCCTCACTGGACGAACACTTCCCGAAAATCGCCAAGACATTCCTGATCGGTGAGGCTGCCGAAGAGTTTGCCAAAACGCTTGAAGGCCGGGTTCCTTTCAAGATCAGCGGGACATTGCCCCAGGCGGTGATTGACGCTGCAGCGGAAGCGGCGGAGGACGGAGCGCAGGAAATCGCGATCCTATTGTCTCCCGCCTGTGCAAGTTTCGACCAGTATCCGAACTTTGAATTGAGGGGCGCGGCCTTTGTGGACGCAGTACGTGCCTTGCCTGAAACCGGAAACACTCAGGAGGTGGCGTAA